The Streptomyces sp. NBC_00659 genomic interval TCGGCGTCGCGATCACCGTGGCGCTCGGTTTCGGCTGCGCCCTGGAGTTCGGCTCCCAGGAGATGACGTTCCAGGCCCAGGAGCTGCTCGGCGGTTCGCTGTCGATCCTCGCCGTGGGCCTGGTGACGTGGATGGTCTTCTGGATGCGGCGCACCGCCCGGCACCTGAAGTCCGAGCTGCACGGCAGGCTGGACGCGGCGCTCGCCATGGGAACGGGCGCTCTGGTCGCGACCGCGTTCCTGGCGGTCGGCCGGGAGGGCCTGGAGACGGCCCTGTTCGTGTGGGCGTCGGTGCACGCGGCCAGCGACGGCACGCCCCGCCCGCTGATCGGCGTGGCGCTGGGCCTGGCCACCGCGGTCCTGCTCGGCTGGCTGTTCTACCGCGGCGCGCTGAGGATCAACCTCGCCAAGTTCTTCACCTGGACCGGCGGCATGCTGGTCGTCGTCGCCGCGGGCGTGCTCGCGTACGGCGTCCACGACCTCCAGGAGGCCGACTTCGTCCCGGGACTGACGAACCTGGCCTTCGACATCAGCGGAACGATCGACCCGTCGAGCTGGTACGGCACCCTGCTGAAGGGCGTCTTCAACTTCCAGCCCGACCCGACCGTCCTTCAGGTCACGGTGTGGGCGCTGTACTTGGTGCCGACGCTCACGATCTTCTTCGCCCCGGTAGGGTTCGCCTCCGGGAAGAAGAAGGTGAAGGCACCTGATGAGCAGGGATCGCACGGGTCGCAGCCCTCGAAGGCCTCTTAGTCTCCGTCGTTTCGGCCGTCTCGCCCTGGCGGCGACGACGGTGACCGCGCTGTGGGCGACGGCGAGCGGCTGCGTGGTGGTGCACGGCGAACGAGAGGTCGTGCCGGCCACGACCCGCGCCGAAGCCGCCCGCGCGCTGGAGGACTTCACCGCCGCCTACAACAAGGCGGACGCGACGTACGACCGTTCGAAGGACGCGGACCGGGTGACCGGTCCGCTCGCGGACATCGACGGCGCGAAGCTGAAGGCCGGACACATCGGCAGACCGGGCGGGAATCCCACGCATTCGCCGCTGGAGTTCGACGACGCCGAGTTCTCGATCCCCGCGAAGGCGGGCTGGCCCCGCTGGTTCGTGGCGGACGCGACCGCCAACAAGGGCGTACCGGGCAGTCGCTGGCTGCTCGTCTTCACCCGGGACGACGCCCGCGAACTGTGGCAGGCCTCGTATCTGACGGTCCTCGGGGCCGGTGACGTACCGGAGTTCGCGAAGGACGAGAGCGGGTGGGCGCAGCCCGTCGCCGCCGACGACGCGGCGCTCGCGGTCGAGCCGCGCAAGCTCGGGCAGTCGTACGCGACCTATCTCAGGACCGGCGGCGACACCTTCGCCACCGGCGTCCACACCTCGCAGTGGCGGACCCAGCGCGAGAAGTTCGCCAGCCGGCCCGGACTCGCCCGGCAGTACATCGACCAGCCGCTGACCTCGGGCGACTACGCGCCGGTGGGGCTGCGCACCGCGGACGGCGGGGCGCTGGTGTTCTTCGCCACGCACCGCTTCGAGAAGGAGACCGCCGCCGCGGGCACCGCGATCCCGGCCCCCGGCGCGGAGGTGCGGGCCCTGACCAAGGGTGAGATCAACCAGTCCCTGACCCTGGAGTTCGTCTCCAACCAGGTCGTCATCGACCCGTTGAAGGGCTCGGGCCGAGGGCAGGTGTCCGTCCTCGGACGGGTCGAGGGGCTGACGGGCGCCAAGGGCGAGTAGCCCGGGGCCGGTCCCCCGCCCGGGCCGGGGCTCAGCCCCGGTGGGGCCAGGCGGCGAGCCGGTCCGCGCCGTTCGCCCCGGCGTAGCGGGCGCATTCGTCGGTCAGGATCTCCAGGAGCGTGAGCGGGTCCGGCAGCGGATGCTCGGGGCCGCGCACCCAGTCGACGCCCAGACCACCGGGGAGCTGGGCCGGCGGCACGAGGACGTACGAGCCGCGGCAGTGCCAGCGCAGGCCGGGGTGTTCGTCCATCGTCTCGGGGTGGCAGTCCAGCTCGCAGGGCCACCACTCGTCCTCGTCCTCGGGCGTACCGCGGGTGAGGGTGAAGAAGAGCATGCGGCCGTCGCCGGTCTCCGCGACGGGCCCGACCTCGATGCCGGAGGCGAGCAGGCGCTCCAGCGCCTCGCGCCCGGCGTCCAGCGGCACGTCCAGGACGTCGTGCACCATGCCGGTCGCGGTGATGAAGTTCGCCTTCGGCTGGTGCCGGGCCCAGCGCTCGATCTGCGCGCGGTCGGTGGTCGACTGCGTCTGCCAGGCGAAGGAGACGGGGTGGCGCGCGGGGGTGGGACAGCCGACGCGGTCACAGGAACAGCGGTAGCCGGAGGGGTACGCGGCCTGCGCGAGCGGCAGCCCCGCGGCGGCGGCGGCGAGCAGCAGGGCCTCACGGCCGTCGGCGGACATCTGCGCCGGGGCTTTGGGCCGGCGTCCGCGCAGCCACTTCGAGATCCTGCCCCGCGTGCCGGAGCGGTGACCGAACTCCGCGCTCATCTATCCCCTCGCCTCGCCGTAGTGCGACTCGTCCTTGCCCCATCGTCCCACCATCCTGAGCTCCGGGTGGCCGGAGCAGACAACCGGGGTAGGTGGGGCGATGCGTCCACCAGGCCCCGATCGAGTGTTATTGCATGATTAGTGGCGATTTCATGGGTTCCGGGCAGGGGGCCGGCCCGTGCGGGGTGTAGTCGACCGGCGCGCCCGTGTAGTCGTACGAGACCGACGCCACTCGGGCGGGACCGGGCGGCGTGGGCCCGGTGACGCGGGAGGCGGGGTCCGGGCGCCGTGGGGCGGATCGGGGGAACCCCGCCCGTACGCCTCCCGCACGCCTCCCGCTCCCGGGGCCGGGCGCACCGCACCATGAGCATCAACTGCCCCTGCGGTTGCGTAAGGAGCCCTCCTTGCACCCTCTTCGCCGCGCCACGCCCCGGCGCTACCTCATGTGCCCACCGGTGCACTTCGACGTCACGTACGCGATCAATCCGTGGATGAACCCCGCCAAGCCGGTCGACGTGCCGCTCGCCCTCGCCCAGTGGGAGGACCTCCGGGACCGCTACCGCTCTCTCGGCCACTCGGTCGAGGAACTCGCCCCCCGCCCGGGTCTGCCGGACATGGTCTTCGCGGCGAACGGCGCGACGGTCGTGGACGGGCGGGTGCTGGGTGCCCGGTTCGCCTACCCGCAGCGCGAGGCGGAGGCTGCGGCGCATCTGGAGTGGTTCCGTGCCCGCGGGTACGGGCGGATCCGCGAGCCGGAGCACGTCAACGAGGGAGAGGGCGACTTCGTCGTCACGGGGTCGTACCTGCTCGCGGGCCGGGGCTTTCGCGCGAGCCCGCTCTCGCACGGGGAGGCACAGGAGTTCCTCGGCCGCCCGGTGATCGGCCTGGACCTGGTCGACCCCCGTTACTACCACCTGGACACGGCCCTCGCCGTCCTCGACGACGGCACCGACGAGATCATGTACCACCCGCCGGCCTTCTCCCCCGGCAGCCGCGAGGTCCTGCGCCGGCTGTTCCCGGAGGCGCTGACCGCCACACCGGAGGACGCCGCCGCGATGGGCCTCAACGCGGTCTCGGACGGACTGCACGTGCTGCTGCCGCAGGAGGCGACGGGCCTCTTCGACCCGCTCCGGGAACGCGGGTTCGTTCCCGTCGGCGTCGATCTCGGCGAGCTCCTCAAGGGCGGCGGAAGCGTGAAGTGCTGCACCCAGGAACTGCGGGGCACCTAGGAGGCGTCCCCGGGCGGCGGCCAGGCGTCGCCCCACTCGGCGTCGCGGGCCGCCTTGTACAGCGGTCCGTGGCGCTTGGTCACCGTCTCCCGGCGCAGCGCCTCGTCCGGCCCGCACAGGTCGAGCAGGACCTGCCCCTTGCGGATCTGCGGCTTGCGCACGACGCGCGAGGGCGCCGGGGCGGGCTCGAAGCGAGTCGCGGCGACGTAGCTGAACTTCTCGTCCTCGTACGGCAGGGAGCCGCCCTTGACCTGGCGGTGCAGGGAGGAACGGGCGACCCGCGCGGAGAAGTGGCACCAGTCCTCGCCCGGGACGATGGGGCAGGTGGCGCTGTGCGGGCAGGGGGCGGCGACGTGGAAGCCGGCGCCGATCAGGCGCTCGCGCGCGGCGAGGACCCGGGTGTAGCCGTCGGGGGTGCCGGGCTCGATGATCACTACCGCCCGGGCGGCGCTCGCGGCGGCGTCCACGACCGAGGCGCGGTCGTCCTCGGTGAGCTCGCCGAGGACGTACGAGACGGTGACGAGATCAGTGCTCTCGATGGTGAGCGCCGCTCCGATACGAGAGCGCTGCCACGCGGCGCCTTCCAGTTCCGGGTTGGCGGCGGCGATCTCCCGGCCGAGCGCGAGGGCCGGTTCGGCCCAGTCGAGCACCGTCACCGGGCGGACGCCGTCCCAGGTCGCGTTCACCGCCCAGGTGGCCGCGCCCGTGCCGCCGCCGACGTCCACATGACTCCCGGGCGTCCAGCCGGGCACCGCGTCCGCGAACGCCTCCAGCGCCGCGCACACCGCCTCGAACGTCGCGGGCATCCGGTACGCGGCGTAGGCGGCCACGTCCGAGCGGTCCCGCAGGATCGGTGTGTGGGTCGGGGTGGTCCCCCGGTAGTTCGCGATCAGCCGCTCGACCGCCTGCGCAGCGGCCTTGGGCGGCAGACCGTCGAGCAGTCCGGCGAGGGCGCTGCGCAGGGTGTCGGCGGGGGGTACGGGGGCGTTCACGGCCCGATTCTCTCAGGTGCCGCGCATCCCCCCGTACCGGCCAGCGGTCTCTTGGAGGCGGGCGCCCCGTACCGGCGGCCGTCTCTCGGAGGCGGCGCTCCCGTACCGGCCCGGGGTCTCGGAGGCGGGCGCCCCCGACCCGCCGGGCGCCCGCTCAGGTCCCGCGCACCGCCCGCCGCAGCCGGGTGGCCGCCGCCGCCCGGGGCGCGTTGTCCGCCGGGCGGCGCCGGGGGTGGACCGTGTTGGCGAGCAGGACGAGGAACGTGTCCGTCGCCGGGTCCAGGACCAGGGAGGTGCCGGTGAACCCGGTGTGGCCGGCCGCGCCGTGGCCCGCGAGGGTGCCCATGAACCAGCGCTGGTCGAGGGCGAATCCGAGGCCGGGCGGGGTGAGGAGGAGTTCGACGAAGTCGGGGCCGAGGATGCGGGCGGGGCCGTACGAACCGCCCGCGAGCAGGGTGCGGCAGAACACGGCCAGATCGCGCGCGGTGGAGAACAGACCCGCGTGCCCGGCGACCCCGCCGAGCGCCCAGGCGTTCTCGTCGTGCACCACACCCCGCAGCATGCCCCGGTCCGCCTTGGCCCAGGGCCGCCGCTGGTCCTCCGTGGCCGCCGCGCCGGGGCAGGGTCCGAAGGCGGTGGCGTTCATCCCGAGCGGGCGCGTGATGCCGTCCCGGACGAGGACGTCGAGCCCCCGGCCGGTGACGCGTTCCAGGACGAACTGGAGCAGGAGGAGGTTGATGTCGGAGTACCGGTACTCGCCCGGCTTCGACGAGGGTGCCTCGGCCTGCAGCAGCGCCAGCCGTGCCGTGTCGTCCGGGCAGTCGTACAGCGGGAGTTCGGGGCGCAGCCCGGAGGTGTGGGTGAGCAGCTGCCGTACGGTGATGCCGTGCTCGCGGGCCGCGCGGAACTCCGGCAGGTACGCGCCGACGCGCGCCTCGATGCCCAGCGTGCCGCGCTCCAGCTGCTGCACCGCGGCGACCGCCGTGAACAGCTTGGTGAGGGAGGCCAGGTCGAAGGGCGTGTGCACGGTCATCGGCACCCGTGCGTGCGGCGGCAGCTCGACCCCGGTGTCCTTGTCCTCGTCGTGGGCCGTGTAGCGGACCGCCCAGCCCGCCGCCTCCTCGACGGCGATGACCGGGCCGCGCCCCGCGACCACCACGACGCCCGCCGCCCACGGGTCGTCCCCGCGGGTGAGGGCACGGACCTCGTGGACGAGCCCGCGCAGTTCACCGGCGTCGAGTCCGGCGCGTTCCGGCGTGCCGTTCCGCAGTCGTGGTGCGCTCAGTTCTCCGCCCCTTTTCCGTTCGCAGTGCGTCCCGTCCGCCGGGGACGGCACAGTCCCACGAAGCAGCCGACGGCCACCAGCGCGGCCACCAGCTGGACAACGGCCATCGGGACGGCGGTGTGCTCTCCCGCGACGCCGACGAGCGGTGAGGCGACCGCGCCGACGAGGAAGGAGGAGGTGCCGAGCAGCGCGGAGGCGGAACCGGCCGTGTGCCGTACGCGCATGAGGGCGAGCGTCTGTGTGTTGGGCAGGGCGAGGCCCATGGCGGACATCAGCACGAACAGCGCGGCGGCGACCGGGGCGAGCCCGACCCGCCCGAGGGCGCCGGTGGACATGAGCAGCAGCGCGGTCGCGGCGAGGACGACGAGGGCGAGGCCGGTGGCGAGGACCTTTTCCAGGGCGACCCGGCCGACCAGCAGTTTGCCGTTGATCTGCCCGGCGATCACGAGGCCGACGGAGTTCACGCCGAAGAGCAGGCTGAAGGTCTGCGGGGAGGCGCCGTACAGGTCCTGGATCACGAACGGGGAGGCCGAGATGTAGGCGAAGAGGGCCGCGAAGGTGAAGCCGCCCGCGAGCATGTACCCGGTGAAGACGCGGTCGGCGAGCAGCCGGCGCATGGCGCGCAGTGCCTCGCCGACGCCGCCGCCGTGCCGGTCCGCGGGTTCGAGGGTCTCGGGCAGTTTCGCCCAGACGAGGGCCGTCAGCCCGATGCCGACGGCGGTGAGGACCACGAACACGCCCCGCCAGTCGGTGAAGCGCAGGATCTGTCCGCCGATGAGGGGCGCGACGACCGGGGCGACGCCGGAGATCAGCATGAGGGTGGAGAAGAAGCGGGCCATCGCCACGCCGTCGTACAGGTCGCGGACGATTGCGCGGGCGATCACTATCCCGGCCGCGCCGGCGAGCCCCTGGACGAGGCGGAAGGCGACGAGGAGGCCGATGCCGGGCGCGAGGGCGCACAGCGCGGTGGCGAGGACGTAGACGGCGAGGCCCCCGAGCAGCGGGCGCCGGCGGCCCCACCTGTCGCTCATGGGCCCGACGACGAGCTGCCCGAGCGCCATGCCCGCGAGGCACGCGGTGAGCGTGAGCTGCACGGTGGCGGCCGGGGCGTGCAGGGAGCCGGTGACCTCCGGCAGCGAGGGGAGGTACATGTCCATCGCGAGTGGGGGTGTGGCGGTGAGCCCGCCGAGGACGAGGGTGACGAGGAGTCCGGTGCGGCGCGGACCGCGGGGTTCCGCGTGCGGTCGCGCCGAGGCGCCGGACCCGGCTCCGGCGGCCGGCGGTGACGCCTCGGCGACCGTCGGCGCGATGCCCGCGGTCCCTGCCTCGGGTATATGCCCTCGCGGGCTCTCCTGGTCCCGCGCGGTGCGGCCACGCTCGGGCATGTGCCCCCCTCTCGGAAAGATGCGGCCCCTATGCTCTCAGTTCGAGCAGCGAGTTCGGAGTACGGATCAAGGGGCGGGCATGACGGGCGAGCGTGAACGCGTGCGGTGGGGGATTCTGGCGACCGGCGGGAT includes:
- the efeU gene encoding iron uptake transporter permease EfeU — encoded protein: MFSNYLIGLREGLEASLVVCILIAYLVKTERRDALKPIWIGIGVAITVALGFGCALEFGSQEMTFQAQELLGGSLSILAVGLVTWMVFWMRRTARHLKSELHGRLDAALAMGTGALVATAFLAVGREGLETALFVWASVHAASDGTPRPLIGVALGLATAVLLGWLFYRGALRINLAKFFTWTGGMLVVVAAGVLAYGVHDLQEADFVPGLTNLAFDISGTIDPSSWYGTLLKGVFNFQPDPTVLQVTVWALYLVPTLTIFFAPVGFASGKKKVKAPDEQGSHGSQPSKAS
- a CDS encoding bifunctional DNA primase/polymerase, whose product is MSAEFGHRSGTRGRISKWLRGRRPKAPAQMSADGREALLLAAAAAGLPLAQAAYPSGYRCSCDRVGCPTPARHPVSFAWQTQSTTDRAQIERWARHQPKANFITATGMVHDVLDVPLDAGREALERLLASGIEVGPVAETGDGRMLFFTLTRGTPEDEDEWWPCELDCHPETMDEHPGLRWHCRGSYVLVPPAQLPGGLGVDWVRGPEHPLPDPLTLLEILTDECARYAGANGADRLAAWPHRG
- the ddaH gene encoding dimethylargininase; this translates as MHPLRRATPRRYLMCPPVHFDVTYAINPWMNPAKPVDVPLALAQWEDLRDRYRSLGHSVEELAPRPGLPDMVFAANGATVVDGRVLGARFAYPQREAEAAAHLEWFRARGYGRIREPEHVNEGEGDFVVTGSYLLAGRGFRASPLSHGEAQEFLGRPVIGLDLVDPRYYHLDTALAVLDDGTDEIMYHPPAFSPGSREVLRRLFPEALTATPEDAAAMGLNAVSDGLHVLLPQEATGLFDPLRERGFVPVGVDLGELLKGGGSVKCCTQELRGT
- a CDS encoding small ribosomal subunit Rsm22 family protein — translated: MNAPVPPADTLRSALAGLLDGLPPKAAAQAVERLIANYRGTTPTHTPILRDRSDVAAYAAYRMPATFEAVCAALEAFADAVPGWTPGSHVDVGGGTGAATWAVNATWDGVRPVTVLDWAEPALALGREIAAANPELEGAAWQRSRIGAALTIESTDLVTVSYVLGELTEDDRASVVDAAASAARAVVIIEPGTPDGYTRVLAARERLIGAGFHVAAPCPHSATCPIVPGEDWCHFSARVARSSLHRQVKGGSLPYEDEKFSYVAATRFEPAPAPSRVVRKPQIRKGQVLLDLCGPDEALRRETVTKRHGPLYKAARDAEWGDAWPPPGDAS
- a CDS encoding serine hydrolase domain-containing protein, which translates into the protein MPSPADGTHCERKRGGELSAPRLRNGTPERAGLDAGELRGLVHEVRALTRGDDPWAAGVVVVAGRGPVIAVEEAAGWAVRYTAHDEDKDTGVELPPHARVPMTVHTPFDLASLTKLFTAVAAVQQLERGTLGIEARVGAYLPEFRAAREHGITVRQLLTHTSGLRPELPLYDCPDDTARLALLQAEAPSSKPGEYRYSDINLLLLQFVLERVTGRGLDVLVRDGITRPLGMNATAFGPCPGAAATEDQRRPWAKADRGMLRGVVHDENAWALGGVAGHAGLFSTARDLAVFCRTLLAGGSYGPARILGPDFVELLLTPPGLGFALDQRWFMGTLAGHGAAGHTGFTGTSLVLDPATDTFLVLLANTVHPRRRPADNAPRAAAATRLRRAVRGT
- a CDS encoding multidrug effflux MFS transporter, producing MPERGRTARDQESPRGHIPEAGTAGIAPTVAEASPPAAGAGSGASARPHAEPRGPRRTGLLVTLVLGGLTATPPLAMDMYLPSLPEVTGSLHAPAATVQLTLTACLAGMALGQLVVGPMSDRWGRRRPLLGGLAVYVLATALCALAPGIGLLVAFRLVQGLAGAAGIVIARAIVRDLYDGVAMARFFSTLMLISGVAPVVAPLIGGQILRFTDWRGVFVVLTAVGIGLTALVWAKLPETLEPADRHGGGVGEALRAMRRLLADRVFTGYMLAGGFTFAALFAYISASPFVIQDLYGASPQTFSLLFGVNSVGLVIAGQINGKLLVGRVALEKVLATGLALVVLAATALLLMSTGALGRVGLAPVAAALFVLMSAMGLALPNTQTLALMRVRHTAGSASALLGTSSFLVGAVASPLVGVAGEHTAVPMAVVQLVAALVAVGCFVGLCRPRRTGRTANGKGAEN